The sequence GTACCGGTGGTGCTCCCCCATCGCATCACGCCCAGCCTGGTGCGCATGCTGCGCCAGCACCACCCGCTGTTCATCAGCATCCACTGCACCCACCCCGACGAGCTGACGCCTGAAGCCGTCCAGGCCTGCGAGCGCCTGGCGGATGCGGGCATCCCCCTCGGCAGCCAGACGGTGCTGCTGGCTGGCATCAACGACAGCGTGGACACCATGAAGCGCCTGGTGCACGGCCTGCTGAAAGCGCGGGTGCGGCCCTACTACCTGTACCAGTGCGACCCGATCCAGGGCTCGCGGCACTTTCGGACGCCGGTGGCCAAAGGGCTGGAGATCATCCGCGGCTTGCGCGGACACACGACCGGCTACGCGGTGCCCACCTACGTGATCGACGCCCCCGGCGGCGGCGGGAAAATTCCCCTGCTGCCGGATTACGTCGAGGGCCGGGACGGCGACGATCTGGTGCTCCGAAACTTCGAGGACAAGCTCTTCCGTTACCCCGACCCGGCGAACGCGCCGGCGACGGAGCAATAGCGTCACGGAATTCGGAACCGAATGGTTGGTCGTTCAAGCGGCGGACTCCGGTCCGCCGCTTGTCGTTTGTGGTGAACAGTGAACAGTGAACGGTGGAAAGGCGGATTGCTCAGAGACAAGCTAATACAGAGATGAGCAAGATCGAGGGGAGAGGGGAAGTGACCAGGGAGCCGGGAGTAGGGAACGGGGGCCGGATGATCGGATGTCCGGCTGTCCGGCTGTCCGGCTGTCCGGCTGAAATACTTTCCATGTCCACTGTTGACGGTTCGTGATCCTGGGGCGGATCACTTTCTGATGACGCGGTGGACCGTCAGGGGGACGCTCAGGCCGCGCAGGGCGACGGTGCCCATGTCCTCAGTGGGGAACTTGTCGCCGATCAACTGTTTCGTCATGTCACCGATCACGATCTCGTCCGCCTGCGCCACCGACGACTCGATGCGCGAGGCGATGTTGACCGTGCTGCCGAGGACGGTGTAGTCCACGCGCTTTTCCGAACCGATGTCGCCGGCGACCACCCGGCCGCTGTTTACGGCGATGCGCATCCGCAGGGGCGCCGGCAGCAAGCCGGACGCGTTGATGTCGTCCAGCGCTCGATACATCTCGATGGCCGTCTTCACGGCGCGCTCGGCATGGTCCGACTGGGCGAAGGGGACGCCGAACACGGCCATGACAGCGTCGCCGATGTACTTGTCCAGCGTGCCCTCGTTCTGGAAGATCACCTCGGTCACGGCGGTGAAAAAGCAGTTAAGGATGCGGGCCACCTCGGACGGCTCCAGCTTTTCGGCCATGGAGGTGAAGCCCACCAGGTCGGAGAACAGCACGGTGATTTCGCGCTCCTCGGTCTTCATCATGACATCGCCGCCCGAGTGGATGATCCGGTTGACCACCGACGGCGAGTGGTAGCGCTCGAGGCGCTCGCGGATCCGCTTCTGCCGGTCAATCTCCTGGTTGAGCCGGTACTGGTCGATGGCGATGGCCGAGATGATGGCGAT is a genomic window of Acidobacteriota bacterium containing:
- a CDS encoding GAF domain-containing protein — its product is DETNELVPYVIKLRHPSASRSEKDISFSRTIVSKVFSEGVAILTANAMRDSRFGAQESIMMQQIRSCMCVPLWDEQKIIGIIYVDCLFFENFFQERDLDLLSTIAIISAIAIDQYRLNQEIDRQKRIRERLERYHSPSVVNRIIHSGGDVMMKTEEREITVLFSDLVGFTSMAEKLEPSEVARILNCFFTAVTEVIFQNEGTLDKYIGDAVMAVFGVPFAQSDHAERAVKTAIEMYRALDDINASGLLPAPLRMRIAVNSGRVVAGDIGSEKRVDYTVLGSTVNIASRIESSVAQADEIVIGDMTKQLIGDKFPTEDMGTVALRGLSVPLTVHRVIRK